The nucleotide window TCCATGATGGCCAGACACTGATTAGCCGATCTTTCCACTGCGCTATATTTAATATTCCCCGTATAGTACATGTAGAGCTTTCCATCTACTTCTAGAGAAGCACCGGAATAGGCTCCGTGCGATTCATAATCCTTTACAGGGACAATGGCAACTGGCAGACGCTCCCAGTTGACCAAATCCGTTGATTTCACATGCCCCCAGTGCTTCATCCCATGAATCGCATCAAACGGAAACCATTGAAAAAAGACATGGTATTCGCCGTTGAAATAGGCAAGTCCGTTCGGATCATTAATCAGGCCATATTGAGGATGAATATGATAAGCAGGCTTCCATCTGGAATTAGCTGATATTGCTTTAAGCCCTTCTAATTCATTTTCTTTAGCTTCAAAAATCGTTCGATATTTTAATTCAGTATGTCTTGCCATGTTGTTCCCTCCTGCTGAAATAGCGATGAGAGGAATCGCTTCCTCTCACCTGGAACTATTATTGAGTTGGCCTTTTACCCTTTAGTAACTAGTTACTGGTTCTCCTTTAACTGCTTATCGGAAAAACCAAACATCCAAGTTAAAACAAAAGCTATGGCAATTGCGATGATATTAACAAATAAATACAGTAAAATTTGTCCATTCAAATAGAGCAAGGTACCTGGAATAACTGTAATCGCCATCCCCGTTGCTTTTAAGCCAAAGATGGAAGCGAGAAAGCCGCCAACACCACCGCCAATAAGGCCCATCAGGAACGGTTTTCCATACCGGAGATTCACACCGAAAATCGCTGGTTCAGTTATACCCAGAAAAGCGGATAAGGAGGATGGCAGAGCCAACGCTCTCAACTTTTTGGATTTAGTCTTTAAACCTACTGCCAATGTAGCGCCACCCTGGGCAGCAACGGCAGCGGTAACAATTGCGTTGTATGGATTATTGCCCAATTTTTCAAGCAGAGATATTTCCAGCATATTGAAAACATGATGAACACCTGTTACAACGATGATTTGGTTCAAGAACCCAATCAGGAATCCGCTGATGCCAAATGGCCACTCCAAAACGGTAACTGTTGCATCCAAAATCCAGTTTTCAACTGTATGGAAGACAGGGCCTATCACAAATAATGCCAGGCTAATCATAATTAATAAAGTTAAAAATGGCGTAACAATCAAATCAAAGGCATCAGGAACACGTTTGCGAATCATCTGCTCGAGCTTGGCACCAACAATACCGGCAATAAAAGCTGGCAATACAGATCCTTGATAACCTACCACTGGAATAAACCCAAGAAACATGATTGGGTCTGCGCTCCCGCCTGCTACGTTCCAGGCATTTGGCAACGACGGACTAACAAGCATGAGCCCCAGGACCAAACCAATAATCGGTGATCCGCCGAAGACCCTGAAAGTAGACCAGGCAACAAGTGCAGGCAAAAAGATAAAAGCAGTATCAGTCAAAACTTGAGTAAATAATAGAAAGTTTTGTGATATATCATCTGGTGTCAAACCAAATAAAGCCAGGATTTGTTCCTGCATAACAAGACCGCGCAGACCCATGAATAATCCAGTTGCGACAAGAGCAGGAATGATGGGCACAAAAACATCCCCGAAAGACCGGATCGCTCTCTGGAAAACTGTCCCGCTTTGAGCTGCCTCTTTGGCTTGCTCAGATTTTGTGGAACTGCCAATCCCCAGACCTATTACTTCTTCATAAATTTTATTGACCGTACCCGTTCCAAGGATTACCTGATACTGACCAGAGTTAAAAAAGGCACCTTTTACCTTCTCAATTTCTTCTACTCTCTTTTGGTCTATTTTTTCTTTGTCCTTTACCATGATCCTTAGCCTGGTAGCACAATGGGCAGCTGATAAAATATTTTCTTGTCCGCCTGCTGCATCAATAATTTCTTTTGCAATTTGACGATTGTCAGCCATTAGTAAACACTCCTTTTTTAAAAAATTTCTTAATGAAACCAATCACCTGCGAACATGAAATCGATTTCATATAAACCCAAAAAAAATGTACTTCCATAAAATAAATTAAAAATTAAAATAAATGGAATCGATTTCATATTTCTGTAAAAATAAATCCTAAAAACATTCATTGATTTATTACATCAATGTTTATCCTTAGGCTGTAATATGAAATCGATTACACAACGATTATATACTATCTCTAACTATTAGTCTATAACCTAAAATCATCTTCTTATCATTCTTTTCATTCTTTACAATTTGATCCAGGAGCATGAAAGCCGCTTCTTCGCCCGCCCTCTGATTTTCATATTCAATTGTGGTTAATGCCGGCTGGACATATTGAGAAATATCAGCAGCACCCATACCTGAAACAGCTATTTGATTGGGAATCTTATAACCAGCTTCTTTCAAATACTGCATGGCTCCAATAGCAATTCTGTCCGTTACTGCGAATACAGCATCTGGGTAGTCATCTTTTTCAGATTGCTCCATTATTTCTTTCATCGCTTCGTAACCAGATAATATATCGAAATTTGTCTCTTTGACCCATCCCTCTCTGACTGTAAGGTTATGTTCTTTCATTGAATCCAGGAATCCTTTTTTGCGCCTTATTCCCACTGCACGGTCTGATTCATCTACACCAATGAAAGCGATGTATTTATAGCCTTTTTCGATAATCGCTTTCGCCATTGTTTTCGAGGCTTCATAATCATCATAGGTAACACTGCATACACCTGGAATATCTTGTCCAATAGCCACAAAGGGTATTTGAAGCTGCTCGATCTCTGCCATTAGTTCCTTATTTATATTGGTAGCAATTAAAACAATCCCATCAACCTGTCTGCTTTTTAACAATCGGATATATTCGATTTCCTTTTCAGGATTAAGGTTAGTTGTAGTCAGCAGGATTTGATAACCGTGCTCGCTAAATACATCATTCATACCGTCTACTACACGACTTGATGTTTCGGTACTGATTTTCGGAAGGATAACACCAATAACTTTTGTTTGTTTGGTTCGAAGTGATTTTGCATGTTGGCTGGGCACATACCCTGTTTTTTTAATTACCTCCAGCACTCGCTTTTTAGCTGCTGCACTTACATAACCCGATTCATTTAAAACTCTCGAGACTGTTGCTCTTGAAACATTTGCCATCTCTGCAATTTCCTTAATGGTCAACATCAAAACATCTCCCTAACTTGCTATCAGAACCATAATACCAATGGATTGCATGATTCACAATGCCTCATATACATTTATAGATCAATTAACTTCCTGAAGCTCATTTACCGTGACGAATTTATACCCTTCTACTGTTAAATCCTTCAAAATTCCTTCGATGGTCTTAAGCTCATCTCCAGATTGATCGTACATCGGATGCAATAAAATAATGGAACCAGGCTTTACATTATCTATCACGTATTCTATTTTATCAGCAGATGTATGATAGAAGGAATCTGGTTCAAGATTCCAGGTGATGGTGTCAATATTTTGCTGATGCAAGTAATAGGGCAGTCCTATTAGTTTTTTCCCGTTAGGAGGCCGAAAGTCAATCTCCCCTTTATACCCTGCTGCTTCAATTAATTCATTTGTTCGGGTAATTTCCTTTTTGATAAAAGTCGGGGATTTCAACACCATCCTGTTATGGGAGTATGTGTGATTCCCAATTTGATGACCTGCCCTGGCTATCATTTCTGCTGCATCTGGATTTTTTTCGATTTCGTTTCCAATCAGGAAGAATGTTGCTTTAGCATCGTACTTCTTTAGTATTTGCAAAATTTCTGGCACTTGTTGTGTTGGACCATCATCAAAGGTTAATGCGACTACTTTTTCTTTGGTTTCCACCTGGGATGTTAGACCGCCAAACAGTTGAAAAGTCCTGGAATTCATTAATTTATATGTCCCAAGCAAAAAAAGGAATACGATCGTAATTATAATTCCAAGATAGACAATTCTCTTTTTCATAAGTTACCTCTTATTTCTCCCGTCATTCAGTTATGTATCAAAGCTTCTCCTTAAACAATCCGATTCGTTTGATCTCTTCCAGATGGATTTCAGACAGACCCTCAAGGATCTCCATCCCTTTAGCGGTTACATCTACAAAGACACTCCTGCCGTCTTCCGGGTTTTTCCTGCGAGAGACCAGTCCTGACTTTTCGCAGCGATCGATCAGGCCGACGCATGAATGATGGGTGATTTGCAATCGTTCTGCCAGCTCGCTCGGTGTAGCATACTCCCTTTCCGGATATCCTTTTATGGCTAGCATCAGTTGGTGCTGCTGGGCGGTTATGCCCATATTTTCAGCTGCTGTTTCACTGAACTTCTGGAACTTCCTCAATTGGTACCGAAACTCAGCAAGGTACTCATATACGTCTTTACTAAGCAAAAATTCCACCTTACTTTCTTATTGATAAATATATCTTAACACGATATAATTAAAATACAAAATATCGTAATACGATATTTACATCTAAATAAAGGGGTGCTTTTTATGGATTTTTTACAATATCTTTCTCCAAACTCTATTTCCGGAGTCATTATTTTTCTAGCTGGCAGTTTATTGACCATTTATTTGAACTTAAAAGTTTATAAGCTTTAATATGGGATTAAATCTATGAACAAGAATCGATCTTTTTTAGTGAAATAATCCTTTGTCACTTTTTTCTCGCCTAATCCATAGTTGATAGGAAATTCAAAGTTTGGACCATCAAATACAAATGAATGGAATTCTCCATTCTCTCCGCAAATATCATGTTCTTTCGGGTATTCCATGATGAATTTTCGATCATATACTTTGCCTGCGCAGGACGGATCCAGCCTTTCTAAATCAACACATGTTAAAACCGTTTTGAAACCAAGATCAACAAAATCATGGCTTACTTCCTCTACCGGTATACCCCAGAGCGGAAAAACAGGGGTTATTCCCGATTCAGAGAATAATTCCTCCCGATACTCTCGTACATCCTGAAGATGTATATCGCCAAAGGCAATATGGGTAACGCCGTCTTTTCTCATCCCTGCTATCGCTTTACCCATTATTTCTTGATACTTTTCATCCGGACAATCCTGCGGAAGCCAGACCTCTCTTAATGGAATTCCCAATGACTCAGATTGAAGCTTCAACAGCTCATAGCGAACCCCATGAATCGATACCCGGCCGAATCCTTCTGTCAGGGTCACGAGCAATGAATCAACCTCAAAAACAGGGTTATTTTGTATTTTGTATAATGCCAGCATGGAGTCCTTCCCGCCACTGAATGAGATTGCTATTTTCATTTTAGTCCTCCTCTACACTGATTCGCCTTTTTGGCTGTTTGTATATCAAGTATTTCTAACAAACTACCTTTAACTTATTATACTTTATAGCATCGTGCTGTGAAATCTGCACAGTGGATCAATTCCTTATTCATATAATGAAGGGTCCACTAATACCGTATACGCCAGGTAAATTACCATACAGATCGCCATTGTGATAAATCCCCACCCGAGGATCATCTGGTCAACTACTAAGTAATTATTGCATAGCTGGTCGTTTGCTTGAATATATAACCAGCCCATTCCCAGAAAAACCACTGTGAAAAATCCAATCGTAAAATTTTTTCGATTCTTTTTGAGTTTTTTCCAGGAGTCTCTTAGAGGCACTCCCGCGAGGAAAGGCAAACTGAAGAATTTGAAAAATTCCACACTATTTGCAGTCAAGGCTTCATCCATTGTGCGCGGCAGCATCCAATTACCCATGATGATGATAAAAAGAAGGATTCCTGGGATGCCCTCTTGATTATATTTGGAAAAGAAATGAGGAAAGCGCTGCTGGAAAAACTGTCCCATGAAAAAACCGGCAATCACCAGCATCGGCATCTGCATATGCATGTGGATGATCATGACGGATTCCATTAAGTTTGCAACAGGAGGAAGCATTAAACCGATTAAAAGGGCAAGCCCGAACAAAAACTGATTCATCGTCATTTCCCCCTGTCTGCTTCTAAAGTCTCTTTCAGCCTATCTGCTGCCTCATTTACCAGTGTAAAATCCATTACATCCACTAGTGCGCCTTGACGGTCCAATAAATAAAACGCAGAATTATGAGCGAAGTTCCCATTTCCATCCGGAATCACAATGACGCCAAACTTCTTCAGCAAGGTATCCAACTGTTCCTGGTCAGGGATTCTGGCCATTCTCCATGTCTCTCCATCACTTCCGAATAAATCCTTATACTTGTTCAACGTAGCCGGATCATCTTTGCCCGGGTCAAAGCTGATGCTTAAAAAGATGATATCCTTGCCTATATATTCACTGGGAAGCAGTTCGTACACCTGCGACATATTTTCTTCTAGCTTAATGCATATCGTAGTGCAGCCTGTATAGATAAAAGTGATAAATACATATTTTCCTTCAAATTCGGAAATAGAATAGGTCCGATCCTCACTATCCTCAAAGGTTACTTGTGGAAACTGGGGCTGTTCTTCAACCAGTTTTGTCACTCTTGCTGTCTCTGCTGTATAAGCTGTGAATCCGTCTGTTCCTGTATAAAATAAAAGAAGTCCAAACACCAATATAACTATACAAGATACGGCCGTTTGCCGATTTTTGATCAAATTGATCACATCCCATTTTTCAGTGGTGATTCTTATATAGGTCCTGTTTTCACATTACATTCTGACTTGAAAGAGATAGTCCTGATTTCAGGAGCTATCTCTTTGTTTACATAACAAGAAAGTAAAAAGTTTTTTGCAATTAGATTAGTGTCCAGCTACAGCGCCTAGCCCCTCGAGTCGTTTTTCTAGCTCCGGCTCCTAACTCCTCGAGACGCTTCAGTCCTGCCAATGAAGTCAAAGAGCAACTTCACTGTCAGGCCCTCCAGCGCTTGTCGGAGTTGGGCAGTCGCCTCCGCTTTTCAATTTCAGTCCTGCCAATGAAGTCAAAGAGCGACTTCACTGGCAGGCCCTCCAACGCTTGTCGGGACTGACCAAGGCGCTTTCGCTTTTCTTTTTACCAAGTCTTAAATGGCGGCGATCCTGGAGGTGCATTCATGATCATGTCTGCGATTGGCAATACATAAGCCATCGAAACAACCAATAGCATGAGCACAACCCAGATTCCCCAGCGCTCTGTCCAGTATGGCGTTTTCGACGCTCCTGCTTCCTCTTCGGCAATTGGGAATTCTGTTACTCCCTTTGGTGCGAAAAACATGAGGTTGAATACCGCATAAACTTGAAGGATGACGGCAATCAGCAATAAGCTTGCTCCAATCCCCACCGCTGCCATTAGAGGATTCCATCCAAGTTTTTCTGCAAAGTCCCCATAGGTTGTGAAGGATGTTCTCCTTGGAGAGCCAAATAGCCCGGCAGCATGCATGGAAATCGACATGATCACCATACCTATAGTCCATATGACGGTTTGAATCACTCCCAATCTATTAATGGCAGGTGTCAGCACCCGTTTTGACAGATATGGAACGAGCCAGTAACTGATGCCGAAGAAGGTCATGATGACAGACATTCCAAGTGTTAAGTGGAAATGGCCTACCACCCACATTGTATTGTGTATAACCTGGTCCAATTGGTTCGTGCTTTGTGCAATTCCGCCAGCTCCAGCGGGAATGAATGCTACCATGGCGATAAACGGCGACAGGAATCGTACATCGCCCCATGGCATCTTTTTATACCAGCCAACTAAACCCTTTCCGCCTTTCGCTCGTGCAGTACGTTCAAAAACCCTGAACATCGCGTATGCGGTCATTAAAGATGGAAATCCGATTGCAAGGCTCATGAACACGTGCATATATTTAATCGACTCCGAAATACCGGGGTCAATGATCTGATGGTGGAATCCGCCGGTAATGTTCATAATTACTAACGGAATGACAACCATACGTGTTAAGAGATCATTCCAACGGTGTCCGCCGATTATTTTTGGTACGATGACATACCATGCAGAGACAGCTGTCAGATACCAAATGTTAACGGCAGTATGGCCAAATGCCCAGAAAAGTGTACGCGCCAGCAATACGTTTATGCCGTCTGTCCAGCCAAGTGTCCATGGAATGATCATGAACAGGACTTCCACCGCAACAAAAGCTGTTGCGCCGACTAACAGGACGAAGACACCTGTTGCAAAGAAGGCGAGGATCGGGAGGTGTTGTCCCTTGTGATTCCTTCTCCAGTTCGCAACCTGTGTAAACGCTCCTAATGCTAGCATCCAGATGCCCAAGACAATGAATACCAGGCCAAAGTAAAACATTGGTGATGCGGCCATTGGCGGATAGAAGGTGTACATGACCGAGGCTTCATTCTTTAAAATTGGAATGACGACCAAAACAAATCCGAATATCTTCATCCAAAAACCGATCCATGCCATTTTCCTTACTTTAGGCAGCAATCCTCCCAGCGTGTGAGAGAGTCCGGCATAAAAATACCCAATCGTGAAGAATGCCGATAATACAACGACTAACAAGATTCCATGGGCCGTAAGCACCTGATAATAGTTAAGCCATGGCGGCAATTGCAGGACACCCGCTCGATTCAGGCCTTGAAGCAAGCCCAGGAAACCGCCAAGCAGCAATGCGATGAACGCAATAGATAAGTATGATTTCGAGATTCTTGCATCTTCCTGGCTAATTCCTAATACTTGATTAGTTTTTTGTTTAAATGAAGTTGAGTTTACTGCAGACTGCATATTTTTTCCCCCCTTTTATTTAACGATGATTTTCGTGCTCATGGCCTGGTGCCCGGCACCGCAATATTCATTGCATAGCACCAAATATTCACCTGGTTCATCAAACTTCTGAGATATTTTTTGGATATGACCCGGCATAACCATTGCGTTTAAATTCGTATTTGCCACCTGGAAACCATGGACAACATCTTTTGACGTTAAAGTGAAATGGACTGTAGAACCGGCAGGAACTTCGATTTCCATTGGTGTAAAACTAAATACCTGAAGCGTCATGACAACTTCGTACTCGTTTTCACCAATTTGTTTTATTCCCGGCTCATCAAATGGAGCTGTTTCATCGACCTTTTGCGGATCAATCGTTTCTTTATGGCTTGGCGGCCCCATTCCTAATGCCACTGCCTGGTACCCAGTAAAAATCATGAATCCCATGATCATTCCAAAACTTAAAAACAGCCAGATTTTTTCATCTAAATGCATTTTTTCTCTCCCCCTTCTAGACTCTTGCCATATAAAGTCCGAATAGAATAAAGTAGGTAGCAAGAATCACTGCTCCCACTACGCCAACCGATATCCAGGTCCCTACCTTTGTTTTCTCGTGATTTGTAACCTCCACGATTTCACCCTGAACTTCTTCCTGGCCACTTCTGTCTGTAACTTTCAACCAAATCCCCTCCTTTGATTTCTTACCTTCATCTTAATTGCGAATGATTATCAATGTAGTGAGTCAAATCACATATCAAACCCCTGGGAGTACTAGAAATTTAACTTTTTTTAGGAGCGGTTCAAATTTACGCAAATAAAAACCCCCGCTGTTGTGACGAGGGTTTTTAACAGTAATTTGTCATTTCATGAAAAAACTATAGCTCGATTCACTCCCTTTAATATGCTGGGGCGGGCGAACCTCTTAGAGTAGTTAAGAATCAGTTTATTTGTTTTCAAAAGAGGGTAAACAATCATCTATCATGAAAGCCTGCCAGGTTTTTTCCTTCATGGGATTTTTAAATTTCCTAACACATCAATATTTCAACAGGAGGATTTCATATATTTAAGGATATTTTGACATCAGAAGAACATAATTTAGTAAAAGAATTAAAATATAAGGTTATTGATGTGACGAATAAAAATGAAAGAGAATCCATTTATGGCGAAATCAATGCCATTTTTGCACAGGCAAAAACTCGCTTTCTATCGAGTATTAGTAATTAGTCTGTATTAATTTCACCACTGACATGAGGCAGGAAAACCAATTGGTTTTCCTGCCTCTTGTCTTAACTGATGTTCATGATGTATTTATTCTAATAATCCGGCTTCTCTTAAATACTTCCGTGCTGTCTCTTCAGCCGACTTCCCTTCTACATTCACCTGATAATTCATTTTCCGCATTTCATCATCGGTGATTTTACCCTCGAGCTTGTTAAGTGCCTCGACGATTTCGGGATATTTTTCTGCTGTTTCAGCTCTCATGAGAGGGGCTCCCTGATATGGAGGGAATAAGTTTTTATCATCTTCAAGTACGACCAGCTTGTAGCGCTGGAGCTCACTGTCGGTGGAGTAGGCATCCACCAGGTTGATTTCCCCGCTTTTTATCGCTCCGTACCTAAGTTTTGGCTCCATAGTGGTCAAGCTTGGCAGATTCAGATTATAAAGCTTCTGGATTCCTTTGTAGCCATCTTCCCGATCTGAAAACTCAAGCGTGAAGCCAGCTTTTAATGATGTTTCAATCGATTTCAAGTCAGATATGGTTTTCAAGTCCTTTTCCTTTGCCAATTGTTCCGGAACGGCTAAAGCATAGGTGTTGTTGTAATCCATCGGCCGAAGCATATCCATGTCGAACTCTTTTTTCATCCCTTCTTTTGCCTGCTGATATACTTCTTGGCGGCTTGTACTCTCGGCTGTTTCTTTTAAAAATTCCGAGATGGCCGTGCCGGTAAATTCCGGATAAATATCAATATCTCCATTTTTCAATGCGGTGAAAACAAAAGATGTTTTTCCCAGTCCCGGCTTCAGCTGTACCGAATGGTCCGTTTCTTCTTCGATCAGGAGCTTGTACATATTGATCAGAATTTCCGGTTCCGATCCCAGCTTTCCGGCGATGACAAGTTCGTCTTCATTTTTCCCGCCGAGGAATGGCATGGCCATCATGAGGATTACGGCTAATGAAATGGCCCCAATTGTTACAAGTGATTTTTTAAAAGAAACCGTTTCAAACCTTCTAAGCACGAGGTCGAACAGGATCGCAAGAAGGGCAGCGGGTATGGCCCCAAGAACGATTAATGCCGTGTTATTACGATCGATTCCGAGGAGGATCAGGTCACCTAGCCCACCGGCTCCAATCAGGGCTGCAATCGTTGCTGTTCCAACGATCAAGACCATCGCTGTCCGGATTCCAGCCATAATGACCGGCATCGCCAATGGAAGTTCCACTTTCATCAAACGCCGCTTGCTGTTCATTCCCATGGCCCGGGCAGCTTCAATTAACGCGGGATCTACCTCATTGATTCCTGTATATGTATTCCTTAAAATCGGAAGAAGTGCATACGCCACTAGGGCAATGATTGCCGGGACTTTGCCAATTCCGAACAGAGGAATCAACAGTCCGAGCAATGCAAGTGAAGGAATTGTTTGCAGCACCGCAGTTACTCCTATGATTCCTTCTGATATCCGCTTCCTTCTTGTCAGGAAAATACCGAGCGGAATGGCGATTAACACTGCGAAGAATAGCGCAATGAAAGAAATCTGGATATGTTCGAGCAGGGCACTTAAAAGTTCATCTTTTCTTTCTGCAAAAGTGGAAGTCCAGCCGTTCATTTCATCGCCTCCATTCGGCCAGATAAAATCTGGATCATCCCCTGTCGGTCAATGGTACCGATTTTTTCATCACCATCAACAACCGCTAGCTGTTCATGCTCACTCAATAACACGAGGATTCCATTGATCGACACCTTGCGGGAAATGACAGGAAGGTGCTCCATCTCCATAGGATTCGCAGGATGAACAGCTTCAATGATATCCACCATTTTCCCCTTAGATTGGTCAATCCCGACAAACTCACGGACAAAGTCATTCGCAGGCTGTTGCAGCAGTTCTTCCGGGGATCCTGTCTGGACAACTTCCCCATTCCTCATCAGGCAAATCCGGTCACCAAGCTTCAATGCCTCGCTCATATCATGGGTCACGAATACGATCGTTTTCTTTATGTTGTTTTGCAATTGAATCAGGTCATCCTGAAGTTTTTCCCTGCTCAATGGGTCCAATGCGCTGAATGGCTCGTCCATTAAAATGATCGGCGGATTGGCAGCAAGCGCCCGGGCTACGCCAATCCTTTGCTGCTGCCCTCCGGATAGTTCATGGGGCAGCCTTTTACGATAGGTTTTCGGGTCAAGTCCAACCATATCCAACAATTCATCGATCCGGTGACTGATTTTATTCTGATCCCATTTCTTCATCTCTGGGACGACCGCTATATTTTCTTCGATCGTCATATGCGGAAACAAGGCAATCTGCTGAAGCACATACCCAATATCCCAGCGAAGCTCGTGAATATCATAGTCACTGATCATCTTATCCTTGATCCTTATGTAGCCGGCCGTAAGCGGAATCAGCCGATTGATCATTTTTAAAGTCGTCGTCTTACCGGAGCCGCTCGGACCGATCAGGACAAGCAATTCCCCTTCGTTAATATGTAAATTAAAATTCTTCACCGCATAGGTTCCATCGTCATATTTCTTTGCGACATTTTCAAAGCTGATCACTTTTTCACCCCTAAGTTTTCTTGTCTAATTTTACTATTAGTGTTAACACTTTCATCAGTTCTTATTTTTCGTTACAGGCAGAGCCGGATATTGCTAATTAAATACTACCAAAACCTATGTCTTTTGGTAAAAGAAAGCTAATCTACCTTTACCCTGATACCAAGAAATTTATTCCGGCAAAAAATAAAGCTGCAAAACCAATTGGCTTTACAGCTTGTTCAGGTAACTATTTAAGAATATCATCAATCATGTTCAATTCTGCCTCACTGAAATCCAGACGGTTCAGGGCGGCGACATTTTCTTCAATCTGGCTTACTTTGCTTGCGCCTATAAGGGCTGAGGTGATTTTCTGTTCCCTAAGAACCCAGGCCAGTGCCATCTGGGCAAGTGACTGGCCCCGTTCCTGTGCAATTTCATTTAGTTTTCTAACCCTGGCAAGAACTTCTTCAGATACATCACCTTCATTGAGGAAACTGTTTGGCTTCAGGGCTCTGGAATCTTCGGGGATTCCGTTTAAGTATCTATTGGTCAGCAACCCTTGGGCAAGTGGAACAAAC belongs to Mesobacillus sp. AQ2 and includes:
- a CDS encoding sucrose-specific PTS transporter subunit IIBC; the protein is MADNRQIAKEIIDAAGGQENILSAAHCATRLRIMVKDKEKIDQKRVEEIEKVKGAFFNSGQYQVILGTGTVNKIYEEVIGLGIGSSTKSEQAKEAAQSGTVFQRAIRSFGDVFVPIIPALVATGLFMGLRGLVMQEQILALFGLTPDDISQNFLLFTQVLTDTAFIFLPALVAWSTFRVFGGSPIIGLVLGLMLVSPSLPNAWNVAGGSADPIMFLGFIPVVGYQGSVLPAFIAGIVGAKLEQMIRKRVPDAFDLIVTPFLTLLIMISLALFVIGPVFHTVENWILDATVTVLEWPFGISGFLIGFLNQIIVVTGVHHVFNMLEISLLEKLGNNPYNAIVTAAVAAQGGATLAVGLKTKSKKLRALALPSSLSAFLGITEPAIFGVNLRYGKPFLMGLIGGGVGGFLASIFGLKATGMAITVIPGTLLYLNGQILLYLFVNIIAIAIAFVLTWMFGFSDKQLKENQ
- a CDS encoding LacI family DNA-binding transcriptional regulator → MLTIKEIAEMANVSRATVSRVLNESGYVSAAAKKRVLEVIKKTGYVPSQHAKSLRTKQTKVIGVILPKISTETSSRVVDGMNDVFSEHGYQILLTTTNLNPEKEIEYIRLLKSRQVDGIVLIATNINKELMAEIEQLQIPFVAIGQDIPGVCSVTYDDYEASKTMAKAIIEKGYKYIAFIGVDESDRAVGIRRKKGFLDSMKEHNLTVREGWVKETNFDILSGYEAMKEIMEQSEKDDYPDAVFAVTDRIAIGAMQYLKEAGYKIPNQIAVSGMGAADISQYVQPALTTIEYENQRAGEEAAFMLLDQIVKNEKNDKKMILGYRLIVRDSI
- a CDS encoding polysaccharide deacetylase family protein; amino-acid sequence: MKKRIVYLGIIITIVFLFLLGTYKLMNSRTFQLFGGLTSQVETKEKVVALTFDDGPTQQVPEILQILKKYDAKATFFLIGNEIEKNPDAAEMIARAGHQIGNHTYSHNRMVLKSPTFIKKEITRTNELIEAAGYKGEIDFRPPNGKKLIGLPYYLHQQNIDTITWNLEPDSFYHTSADKIEYVIDNVKPGSIILLHPMYDQSGDELKTIEGILKDLTVEGYKFVTVNELQEVN
- a CDS encoding MarR family transcriptional regulator gives rise to the protein MEFLLSKDVYEYLAEFRYQLRKFQKFSETAAENMGITAQQHQLMLAIKGYPEREYATPSELAERLQITHHSCVGLIDRCEKSGLVSRRKNPEDGRSVFVDVTAKGMEILEGLSEIHLEEIKRIGLFKEKL
- a CDS encoding diphthine--ammonia ligase, with the translated sequence MKIAISFSGGKDSMLALYKIQNNPVFEVDSLLVTLTEGFGRVSIHGVRYELLKLQSESLGIPLREVWLPQDCPDEKYQEIMGKAIAGMRKDGVTHIAFGDIHLQDVREYREELFSESGITPVFPLWGIPVEEVSHDFVDLGFKTVLTCVDLERLDPSCAGKVYDRKFIMEYPKEHDICGENGEFHSFVFDGPNFEFPINYGLGEKKVTKDYFTKKDRFLFIDLIPY
- a CDS encoding SCO family protein, giving the protein MIKNRQTAVSCIVILVFGLLLFYTGTDGFTAYTAETARVTKLVEEQPQFPQVTFEDSEDRTYSISEFEGKYVFITFIYTGCTTICIKLEENMSQVYELLPSEYIGKDIIFLSISFDPGKDDPATLNKYKDLFGSDGETWRMARIPDQEQLDTLLKKFGVIVIPDGNGNFAHNSAFYLLDRQGALVDVMDFTLVNEAADRLKETLEADRGK
- a CDS encoding cbb3-type cytochrome c oxidase subunit I, producing MQSAVNSTSFKQKTNQVLGISQEDARISKSYLSIAFIALLLGGFLGLLQGLNRAGVLQLPPWLNYYQVLTAHGILLVVVLSAFFTIGYFYAGLSHTLGGLLPKVRKMAWIGFWMKIFGFVLVVIPILKNEASVMYTFYPPMAASPMFYFGLVFIVLGIWMLALGAFTQVANWRRNHKGQHLPILAFFATGVFVLLVGATAFVAVEVLFMIIPWTLGWTDGINVLLARTLFWAFGHTAVNIWYLTAVSAWYVIVPKIIGGHRWNDLLTRMVVIPLVIMNITGGFHHQIIDPGISESIKYMHVFMSLAIGFPSLMTAYAMFRVFERTARAKGGKGLVGWYKKMPWGDVRFLSPFIAMVAFIPAGAGGIAQSTNQLDQVIHNTMWVVGHFHLTLGMSVIMTFFGISYWLVPYLSKRVLTPAINRLGVIQTVIWTIGMVIMSISMHAAGLFGSPRRTSFTTYGDFAEKLGWNPLMAAVGIGASLLLIAVILQVYAVFNLMFFAPKGVTEFPIAEEEAGASKTPYWTERWGIWVVLMLLVVSMAYVLPIADMIMNAPPGSPPFKTW
- a CDS encoding cytochrome c oxidase subunit II — translated: MHLDEKIWLFLSFGMIMGFMIFTGYQAVALGMGPPSHKETIDPQKVDETAPFDEPGIKQIGENEYEVVMTLQVFSFTPMEIEVPAGSTVHFTLTSKDVVHGFQVANTNLNAMVMPGHIQKISQKFDEPGEYLVLCNEYCGAGHQAMSTKIIVK